In one window of Clavelina lepadiformis chromosome 4, kaClaLepa1.1, whole genome shotgun sequence DNA:
- the LOC143451677 gene encoding PR domain zinc finger protein 5-like, which produces MVIVVDTLVKWNTDERARRTCPAGITIGPSHAFPGRLGVWTEKDFEKDSIFGPLEGDLVDIKNLTQLTLAVQEGYAWQIYTDGELSHCIDGSDEKKSNWLRYVKFARSKEESNVIAFEQLGKVYHGTTKPIVSGTEILVAEEPQFYATPSKKRKESRKSTGEIICTKLHIDDIIPCDECAKVFFNGRALFRHLESKQAETLCEKLPECKLSAPADEAASSSVSKDVLLQDEKHFICKTCKKGFASKKHLRVHELTHQTYPCKQCGKEFSQSAFLKRHVRQVHEKHLKYACSVCDAKFGQSWDLKRHMTKHSGVCTHKCRHCGIDGHAILGIISKRIQELSLTSASFVKRASDVRGTYINTNAHTHTPANIHTNAATYRVLQSYREHRIREHTGNYRYKCSYCGKGFLRPSGWVMHEESCEERAPTRGQSEK; this is translated from the exons ATGGTTATCGTGGTTGATACTCTCGTGAAATGG AACACTGATGAACGAGCCCGGCGAACCTGCCCAGCCGGGATAACCATCGGGCCATCACACGCCTTTCCTGGCAGACTTGGAGTTTGGACAGAAAAGGATTTTGAGAAAGACTCAATTTTTGGTCCTTTAGAAGGTGACCTTGTCGACATAAAAAACCTGACACAACTAACCCTAGCTGTTCAAGAAGGATACGCGTGGCAG ATATACACAGACGGGGAACTTTCACATTGTATTGACGGCTCAGATGAAAAGAAAAGTAACTGGCTAAGATACGTTAAGTTCGCAag AAGCAAGGAAGAAAGTAATGTGATAGCATTTGAGCAACTTGGCAAAGTATATCACGGCACGACGAAACCCATTGTCAGCGGAACAGAAATTTTAGTTGCTGAAGAGCCGCAATTTTATGCTACACCATCTAAAAAACGGAAAGAAAGTAGGAAAAGCACTGGAGAAATTATATGCACAAAATTGC ACATTGATGATATTATACCTTGTGATGAGTGTGCGAAAGTTTTCTTCAACGGCAGAGCTTTGTTCAGACATTTAGAAAGCAAGCAAGCAGAGACTCTTTGTGAAAAACTACCTGAATGCAAATTAAGTGCTCCTGCGGATGAAGCTGCTTCTTCCAGTGTCAGCAAAGACGTTTTACTACAGGATGAAAAGCATTTTATAtgcaaaacttgcaaaaaaggATTCGCTTCTAAGAAACATTTACGTGTTCACGAACTCACCCACCAAACGTACCCTTGCAAACAGTGCGGTAAGGAGTTCTCCCAGTCAGCTTTCTTGAAAAGACACGTCCGCCAAGTTCACgaaaagcatttaaaatatGCATGTTCCGTTTGTGACGCAAAATTTGGGCAATCATGGGATCTTAAACGTCACATGACCAAGCACTCGGGTGTATGCACTCACAAATGCCGGCACTgtg GTATCGACGGTCACGCGATCTTAGGAATCATCTCAAAACGCATCCAGGAGCTTTCCCTCACAAGtgcaagttttgtgaaaaGAGCTTCAGACGTACGAGGCACTTACATCAACACGAacgcacacacacacacaccgGCGAACATCCATACAAATGCGGCTACTTATAGAGTTTTACAGAGTTATCGTGAGCATCGCATCAGAGAACACACCGGAAATTATCGTTATAAATGCTCATATTGCGGAAAGGGATTTCTTCGTCCCAGCGGGTGGGTAATGCACGAGGAGAGTTGTGAGGAGCGTGCGCCAACTCGCGGACAAAGCGAAAAGTAA